The genomic DNA GCCGTCGTACACGGGCGGCCAGGGCTACGACGAGGGCCAGAACGGCTACGGCCAGGGTGGCTACGACAACGGCTACGACGGCTACAACACCGGCCAGGTCTACGGCGGCGGTGGGCCGGGCGGACCCGAGGGCCCGGACGGCGGGCGGGGTCCCCGGCGCGCGCCGAACTGGCGCCGTCGTATCAAGTGGACCGCGATCACCCTGGTCACCTTGCTGGTCGTGACGTCGGTGGCGACCTACTTCTGGGCCGACTCCAAGCTGAACCGTGACGTCGACCTGTCGAAGGTGATCGACCGGCCGGCGGCGGGCGACGGCACGAACTACCTGATCGTCGGGTCCGACAGCCGCGAGGGCCTGACCGCCGCCGAGAAGAAGAAGCTGCACACCGGTTCCGCCGCGGGCAAGCGCACCGACTCGATGATGATCCTGCACGTGGGCGACAGCGGCGACACGCTGATCTCGCTGCCGCGCGACTCGAACGTCACGATCCCGAAGTTCCAGGGCTCCGAGTCCGGCAAGATCAAGGGTCCGCTCGGCACGAACAAGCTCAACGCGGCCTACGCTATAGACGGAGCGACACTCCTCGTCCGCACGGTCGAGTACAACATGGGCCTGCACATCGACCACTACGTCGAGATCGGCTTCAACGGCTTCGCGGACATCGTGGACGCGGTCGGCGGGGTCACCATCGACATCGACAAGGGCTTCAAGGACTCGTACTCGGGCGCCGACTTCAAGGCGGGCAAGCAGACGCTGAACGGCGAGGAGGCGCTGGCCTTCGTCCGGACCCGGCACGCGTTCGCCGCCTCCGACCTCCAGCGGACGAAGAACCAGCAGAAGTTCCTGTCGGCCCTGGCCCACCAGGTGGCGACCCCGGGGACCCTGCTGAACCCCTTCAAGCTCTACCCGACCCTCGGCGCCGGTTTGGACTCGCTAAGCGTCGACAAGGACATGTCACTCTGGGACCTGGCGTCCATGTTCTGGGCGATGAAGGGCGTCAGCGGCGGCGACGGCACCTCGATGAACATGCCGATCTCCGGCTCCACCGGCGGCAACCTCGTGTGGGACAAGGCGAAGGTGAAGACGCTGGTGAACGAGCTGAACAACGACCAGAAGGTCACGGTCTCCGGCAACTGACGCGACCGGTGACATGAAGAAGGGGGCCCTTGTCCAAGGGCCCCCTTCTTCGCTTGCCGTTACGGCAGGTTCCGCGCCATCACGATGCGCTGGACCTGGTTGGTGCCCTCGTAGATCTGCGTGATCTTCGCGTCGCGCATCATCCGCTCGACCGGGTAGTCGCGGGTGTAGCCGTAGCCGCCGAGGAGCTGGACCGCGTCGACGGTGACCTCCATCGCCACGTCCGAGGCGAAGCACTTGGCCGCCGCGCCCTGGAAGGTGAGGTTCTTGTCGCCGCGCTCCGAGGCCGCCGCTGCCTGGTAGGTGAGGGCGCGGGCCGCCTCGATCTTCATGGCCATGTCGGCGAGCATGAACTGGATGCCCTGGAAGTCGGCGATCGGCTTGCCGAACTGCTTGCGTTCCTTGACGTAGCCCTTGGCGTAGTCGAGGGCGCCCTGGGCGATGCCGAGGGCCTGGGCCGCGATGGTGATGCGGGTGTGGTCCAGGGTCTTCATCGCCGTGGCGAAGCCGGTGCCCTCGGCGCCGATCATGCGGTCGGCGGGGATGCGGACGTTGTCGAGGTAGACCTCGCGGGTCGGGGAGCCCTTGATGCCGAGCTTCTTCTCCGGGGCGCCGAAGGAGACACCCTCGTCGGACTTCTCGACGACGAACGCCGAGATGCCCTTGGAGCGCTTCTCGGGGTCCGTCACCGCCATCACCGTGTAGTACTCGGAGACGCCCGCGTTCGTGATCCAGCGCTTCACGCCGTTCAGGACGTAGTGGTCGCCGTCGCGGACCGCCTTCGTCTTCATGCCGGCCGCGTCCGAGCCCGCGTCCGGCTCGGAGAGGGCGTACGAGAACATCGCGTCGCCCTTGGCGAGCGGGGTCATGTACTTCTTCTTCAGGTCCTCGGAACCCGAGAGGATCACCGGGAGCGAGCCCAGCTTGTTCACCGCGGGGATGAGGGAGGAGGACGCGCAGACGCGGGCCACCTCCTCGATCACGATCACCGTGGCCAGCGCGTCCGCGCCGGTGCCGCCGTACTCCTCGGGTACGTGGACGGCGTGCAGGTCGTTCGCGACGAGGGCGTCCAGGGCCTCCTGCGGGAAGCGTGACTCCTCGTCCACCGCTGCGGCGTACGGCGCGATCTTCGCCTCGGCCAGTGAGCGGATCGCGTCGCGGAGCATGTCGTGCTCCTCTGACGGGCGGTACAGGTCGAAGTCAGCCGATCCG from Streptomyces sp. NBC_01478 includes the following:
- a CDS encoding LCP family protein; this encodes MNDWPEGWSGGNRGNEYGRGSANAQPESARVMRQVRRGPQAPPYGAGVPPQPSYTGGQGYDEGQNGYGQGGYDNGYDGYNTGQVYGGGGPGGPEGPDGGRGPRRAPNWRRRIKWTAITLVTLLVVTSVATYFWADSKLNRDVDLSKVIDRPAAGDGTNYLIVGSDSREGLTAAEKKKLHTGSAAGKRTDSMMILHVGDSGDTLISLPRDSNVTIPKFQGSESGKIKGPLGTNKLNAAYAIDGATLLVRTVEYNMGLHIDHYVEIGFNGFADIVDAVGGVTIDIDKGFKDSYSGADFKAGKQTLNGEEALAFVRTRHAFAASDLQRTKNQQKFLSALAHQVATPGTLLNPFKLYPTLGAGLDSLSVDKDMSLWDLASMFWAMKGVSGGDGTSMNMPISGSTGGNLVWDKAKVKTLVNELNNDQKVTVSGN
- a CDS encoding acyl-CoA dehydrogenase, with product MAGSADFDLYRPSEEHDMLRDAIRSLAEAKIAPYAAAVDEESRFPQEALDALVANDLHAVHVPEEYGGTGADALATVIVIEEVARVCASSSLIPAVNKLGSLPVILSGSEDLKKKYMTPLAKGDAMFSYALSEPDAGSDAAGMKTKAVRDGDHYVLNGVKRWITNAGVSEYYTVMAVTDPEKRSKGISAFVVEKSDEGVSFGAPEKKLGIKGSPTREVYLDNVRIPADRMIGAEGTGFATAMKTLDHTRITIAAQALGIAQGALDYAKGYVKERKQFGKPIADFQGIQFMLADMAMKIEAARALTYQAAAASERGDKNLTFQGAAAKCFASDVAMEVTVDAVQLLGGYGYTRDYPVERMMRDAKITQIYEGTNQVQRIVMARNLP